The following coding sequences lie in one Canis lupus familiaris isolate Mischka breed German Shepherd chromosome 34, alternate assembly UU_Cfam_GSD_1.0, whole genome shotgun sequence genomic window:
- the CRYGS gene encoding gamma-crystallin S, with protein MSKSGTKITFYEDKHFQGRHYDCDCDCADFHMYLSRCNSIRVEGGTWAVYERPNFAGYMYILPRGEYPEYQHWMGLNDRLSSCRAVHLSSGGQYKIQIFEKGDFNGQMYETTEDCPSIMEQFHMREVHSSKVLDGVWIFYELPNYRGRQYLLDKKEYRKPIDWGAASPAVQSFRRIVE; from the exons ATCACTTTCTATGAAGACAAGCATTTCCAAGGCCGCCACTATGACTGTGACTGTGACTGTGCAGATTTCCACATGTACCTGAGTCGCTGTAACTCCATTCGAGTGGAAGGAGGTACCTGGGCGGTGTACGAAAGGCCCAACTTTGCTGGCTACATGTACATCCTACCTCGGGGCGAGTACCCCGAGTACCAGCACTGGATGGGCCTCAACGACCGCCTCAGCTCCTGCCGAGCTGTTCACCTG TCTAGTGGAGGCCAATATAAGATTCAGATCTTTGAGAAGGGAGATTTTAATGGTCAAATGTACGAAACCACCGAAGATTGCCCTTCCATCATGGAGCAGTTTCACATGCGAGAGGTCCACTCCAGTAAGGTGCTGGATGGTGTCTGGATTTTCTACGAGCTACCCAACTACCGTGGCAGGCAGTACCTCCTGGACAAGAAGGAGTACCGGAAGCCCATTGATTGGGGTGCAGCTTCCCCAGCTGTGCAGTCTTTCCGCCGCATTGTGGAGTAA